The following are from one region of the Cervus canadensis isolate Bull #8, Minnesota chromosome 21, ASM1932006v1, whole genome shotgun sequence genome:
- the LOC122423673 gene encoding uncharacterized protein LOC122423673 isoform X2, which yields MQGRGSTARGQLLRHVSSGPDPACGQQRCRMAQLRRPGAARGFVSAYSEARGRHVSGQRHCSLPGSRAPARRARPLHLLPPAALQPVRNDAASARSLPARWPGLRAGGGEAGRRRGGRGREQTENLRRRLPPVPGAEAETAGRVRGGTPARPGPARPTGRRMGVSLRREPKLRKLPGTGAFLEEKQTLCSLDLTAVKKPIPTHVLL from the exons ATGCAGGGGAGAGGATCAACGGCGAGGGGGCAGCTGCTGCGGCATGTGTCCTCCGGGCCGGACCCTGCCTGCGGTCAGCAGCGGTGCCGCATGGCCCAGCTGCGGCGGCCGGGGGCGGCAAGGGGCTTCGTTTCTGCTTATTCAGAGGCGCGCGGCCGCCATGTCTCGGGGCAGCGTCACTGCAGTCTCCCCGGGTCCCGCGCTCCGGCTCGCCGCGCCCGCCCGCTCCACCTGCTCCCTCCGGCCGCGCTGCAGCCGGTGCGGAATGATGCAGCGTCGGCCCGCTCCCTCCCTGCGCGCTGGCCGGGGCTCCGGGCGGGaggcggggaggcggggaggcggcgcggggggagggggagggaacagACGGAAAACCTCCGGAGGCGCCTCCCGCCGGTGCCCGGCGCTGAGGCTGAGACGGCTGGACGCGTGCGGGGTGGGACCCCAGCCCGGCCTGGCCCTGCCCGCCCGACTGGCCGCCGGATGGGTGTCTCGCTGAGACGTGAGCCCAAGCTCAGGAAGCTGCCCGGAACCGGTGCCTTCCTCGAAGAGAAGCAAACG CTTTGCAGCCTTGATCTCACTGCAGTTAAGAAGCCCATCCCCACCCATGTGCTCCTGTAG
- the LOC122423673 gene encoding uncharacterized protein LOC122423673 isoform X1 codes for MQGRGSTARGQLLRHVSSGPDPACGQQRCRMAQLRRPGAARGFVSAYSEARGRHVSGQRHCSLPGSRAPARRARPLHLLPPAALQPVRNDAASARSLPARWPGLRAGGGEAGRRRGGRGREQTENLRRRLPPVPGAEAETAGRVRGGTPARPGPARPTGRRMGVSLRREPKLRKLPGTGAFLEEKQTVTSALVPGVRASSFRSPGLAAPFLVFCTQTLCFQSLLGAPAFPPADTHTQGSRFRPFRLLVSPSVPSFTSCSLQITLLSQDSLC; via the coding sequence ATGCAGGGGAGAGGATCAACGGCGAGGGGGCAGCTGCTGCGGCATGTGTCCTCCGGGCCGGACCCTGCCTGCGGTCAGCAGCGGTGCCGCATGGCCCAGCTGCGGCGGCCGGGGGCGGCAAGGGGCTTCGTTTCTGCTTATTCAGAGGCGCGCGGCCGCCATGTCTCGGGGCAGCGTCACTGCAGTCTCCCCGGGTCCCGCGCTCCGGCTCGCCGCGCCCGCCCGCTCCACCTGCTCCCTCCGGCCGCGCTGCAGCCGGTGCGGAATGATGCAGCGTCGGCCCGCTCCCTCCCTGCGCGCTGGCCGGGGCTCCGGGCGGGaggcggggaggcggggaggcggcgcggggggagggggagggaacagACGGAAAACCTCCGGAGGCGCCTCCCGCCGGTGCCCGGCGCTGAGGCTGAGACGGCTGGACGCGTGCGGGGTGGGACCCCAGCCCGGCCTGGCCCTGCCCGCCCGACTGGCCGCCGGATGGGTGTCTCGCTGAGACGTGAGCCCAAGCTCAGGAAGCTGCCCGGAACCGGTGCCTTCCTCGAAGAGAAGCAAACGGTAACTAGCGCGCTCGTGCCCGGGGTCCGAGCATCCTCCTTCAGATCCCCTGGTCTCGCAGCACCCTTCTTGGTCTTCTGCACCCAAACGCTGTGCTTCCAAAGCCTTCTAGGAGCACCCGCCTTCCCGCCcgccgacacacacacacaaggctccCGCTTCCGCCCCTTCCGCCTCCTTGTCTCCCCTTCTGTCCCCTCCTTCACCTCCTGCTCTCTCCAGATAACCTTACTGTCTCAGGACAGTCTTTGCTAA